CAGCAAGTACAGGCAATTTGTCAGGAGCAGGGTTATGTGGCGATCGCCCTCAACAATTCCCTAGAAGCCTTAAGTTTGATGTTCCAGGATCCTCCCCATCTTCTCCTGTGTAATGTTGCCATGACTGAGTTAGATGGTTATCAACTCTGTGGAATGTTGCGTCATTCCCAATATTTTGCCACCTTACCGATTGTCTTACTGAATGATAATCATGATTTTATACACCGAACTCGTGCCACAATAGTCGGAGCAACAGATTATTTGACAACACCATTTACTAATCAAGAGATGCTGAACTTGTTGCAATCACACCTGGCTTAGAAAAAATCGGTGATATATCGAGAAAGGGATATTACTCAGGGTGCGCCTAAAAAAAATTACATATACATGGTCAGTATAAAAAGTTAATTCAAGATATATTGCCTATGCCGTGATATGTGGGATTACTTCATCCCCTAGGGCTGAATCATTTATACAGGCTTTTAAACCACTGATTTGAGCCTGTATCCTTAAATTCAACACTTGTTGATTTCACCAAAGATGGAGTAAAAAATATTATCACCAAAACGGTGCTTGCCATTGAGTACTGAGGATTAAGGATTCAGTAATCAGAATTCTATATCAATGGGGAATCCCCGGTTGATAACCGTTATTTCTCAGTACTTGTGGCTTATTGCTATAACTTAAAAAACAAGTTAGGTAACTACAATTAGTTTTACTGAGTAAATTAGTAAGGGAATAAAATTATTTTATACATTAAGTGTATTCGGGGAATCAGGGAATGTTCCAAGCAGGAACATCTACACCAGGAGGTAGATAGGCATATATGAGTATAGTTCTGATAGTGGAAGACAGTATTGCTCAGAGGGAGATGATTACAGACCTCCTGAAAGCCAGTGGCTTAACGGTTACCCATGCCAGTGACGGAGTAGAAGCCTTGCAAGCAATAGAAACTGCACCTCCAGACTTAGTGGTATTAGATATTGTCATGCCCCGAATGAATGGTTATGAAGTTTGCCGTCGATTAAAATCTGACCCTAAAACTCAAAATGTTCCCGTAGTCATGTGTTCTTCCAAAGGGGAAGAATTTGACCGCTACTGGGGTATGAAACAAGGTGCGGATGCTTATATTGCCAAGCCGTTTCAACCAACAGAGTTGGTGGGAACAGTCAAACAACTGTTGCGAGGATAAGGACAAAGGCAATATGGACAGCAAACCGGACTTTTTAGGGGGTACTGGACAAGATCACTTCCGCCCGGAACTACAGGTAGAAAGTCCTGAGGGTGAGCTACACCTGCGTTTTTTCATTCCTTCGCAGCAGGAGTTTGCATTGCCGGCAACCGGCATCCGTGAAGTGATAGAACTTAGTCCTGATCGAATTACTCCGATACCTAATGCTTCTCCTTTACTTTTGGGTACTCTAAATTTACGCGGTCGAGTCATTTGGGTGGCTGACTTGGGTCAATTTCTGGGTGAAGTCATGGCATTAAATACAGATCGGGCGGAAATTTCCGTGATTGCGATTGAGGAACAAGACACAATTGTTGGTCTTGCAGTCGATGAAATTGGTGGTATGGACTGGCTAGATGTGCAGTATCTTATGGCACCTAATAGTGTGCCAGATACCATGACTCCTTTTTTACGAGGAGAGTGGCTTTTAGATGGGAGTAAAAATACCAGACAGTCCCAGCAAAAAGGGTTAGCATTCCCAGGGAATTCACCCCACTGTTTACGACTGTTAGATCAAATGGCAATTTTGCGAAGTGCGCGCTGGGCAGGATGATATTGGGAGGCAGCAATGGCAGCGAGTATAGATGATTACGCGCAGACATATCAACAGGCTCTGACAGCCTACGCGCAACAAAATTATGAATTAGCCGCGACTCTAGTTGATGAAGTCGTGGCAAATGTGCCGAATGACCCGAATACTCGTTTATTGCGCGGTCATGTTTATTACGTTTTACAAAAATTTGATATTGCGAAATCTGACTACGAGGAAGTATTACGACTAACCCAAGACTCAGAACTGATCGGTCTTGCTCAAAGTAGTTTGGATAATATCAGTCAGTATCTGCAAGAATTAGAGGCGATCGCCGGATTGGAGGAAATTAGTACAGATGATGTACTGGATTTTGCTCAAACACCAAATAGCGAAGCCAATGATGCAGCAGATTTGGGATTGGGTGGAATTTTAGATGACCAAGATTTAGCTCTTAATGCTTTTACTCCCATCCCAGAGACTGGTGGAGTCGTGGAAGGATTACCCGACGCGGCAAATCCCTTTGAAATGCCCACTGACAGCATTATTGTTGACAAAAATCCTGACTCTACTTCCCGGATTGCAGATAATCCTTTTGCCCTTGAGGGGATGGAAACTGATGGCGAATCCGTTGCCAATAGTTGGATTGGACAGTCGGAATTAGAATTACCTTCCTTTTTAGATGTAGATATTCCTAGTAGTGAATTGGGTAAACCCGATTTATTTTCTTCATCCCTGACTCAGGAACAATCATCAGATTCTTCAGCACCGAGTCTCCATGATTTTCTCTTTGCACCTGTAGATTCTTTGGAAGAGAATTTATCCTCTTCTGTGGAGAAAAATAGTTACCAAGCTCCCTCTATGGAGAGAGAAAATCCTGGTAAAGTTGGCTCAAAAGTCAAGCAATCCGACGATGAGACTTTATTAATGGGAACTCCCCCAAATCCTAGTAAAAGTAGTCGGGAGAGTTCGCCCACAAATTCCCAGGAGAAATTATTCTCCACTGAAAGTGCAACTAGCAAATCCCATGTAGATAAATTTCCTGGGGCAGCAAAATCAGCAAAACCCGAAGAAAATCCAGTACATCATTTTGATGATGATAATGACAGTTTCGATATGGAGGCATTTGAATCTGCCTTCGGCTCGGAAGTTTTTAGTACCAGTGATGACAGTATTCTCAATGGTAAAAGCTCTCAAACAAGTACTAGTAAATCTGTCAGCAGTAATATTGAATTTTTAGATGATTTTGATGATTTTGATGATTTAGGTAATATTCCTGGGTTCGACATTTCCACGGATACCAACTTTGGCAATTCCCAGCCCCTCAGTTCTGCCTCCATAGCAAGTAAGAAATCTTCTAGTACCTCTGTACCTAAGAGTTCTAGCAATTTTCCCGATTATGCATCGACTAGCGGTGTGGAGAGCGATCGCGATGATGAACTATTTAGTATCACTGGTTCCCAGGAAGCTGTCCCCGTATTCACCCAGGTAGATGCTAGCAATGTGGAACCGCAAGTGAGTGTGGAACAGGGAATTTTTGCCCCCTTAGAAAATGCTCCCCTAGAAACCAAGCAATGGTTAATTGCGGGTTCTGTAGGTGTGTTTTCCGCTTTTGTTGTCGCTCTAGTCAGTTTTGCCGCGACTAATTTCTCCCCACCCCAACAAAGGGAATCCGTGAGAAATACTGGTTGGGCAATGGCTCTAGGGGCAGGTATCGCTGGTTTTGCTACTGCTGGTTTCATGGGTAATCTCACCATGAGACAAATTCGCCGCACTACCAAAGACTTAAAAACTCAGTTTGAAGCAGTGCGTCAAGGAAATCTTAATGCCCAAGCTACAGTCTACTCGGAAGATGAGTTTGGACAATTAGCGGCGGGTTTTAACGAAATGGCGCGGGTAATTTTAACCACTACCAGCGAAGCTAACCGCAAAGCTAATGAGCAAGAGGAAGCGAAGGAAAATTTACAGCGTCAGGTAATTCGCCTCTTAGATGACGTAGAAGGAGCGGCAAGGGGAGATTTGACAGTGCAGGCAGAAGTGACAGCTGACGTACTGGGTGCGGTGGCTGATGCTTTTAACCTGACAATTCAAAACCTCCGAGATATTGTGCAACAGGTAAAAGTTGCGGCGCGGGAAGTTACCAAGGGAGCGACTAATTCCGAAACCTTTGCCCGTGCTTTATCTAGTGATGCTTTGCGACAAGCGGAAGAACTAGCTGTCACCCTGCAATCGGTACAGGTGATGACAGACTCTATCCAACGGGTAGCAGAAGCGGCACGACAAGCAGAAGCAGTTGCCCGTGATGCGAGTGAAATTGCTCTCAAGGGTGGCGACGCGGTAGAAAATACTGTGGCAGGGATTCTTGAAATTCGTGAAACGGTAGCAGAGACAACTCGAAAAGTCAAGAGATTAGCCGAATCTTCCCAGGAGATTTCTAAGATTGTGGCGTTAATTTCTCAGATTGCTTCGCGGACAAACTTACTAGCGTTAAATGCCAGTATTGAGGCAGCCCGGGCTGGAGAAGCAGGGCGAGGATTTGCGATCGTTGCTGATGAGGTGCGACAGCTGGCAGATAAATCAGCTAAATCTCTGAAGGAAATTGAGCAAATCGTGATGCAAATTCAGAGTGAAACTGGTTCGGTAATGACAGCGATGGAGGAAGGAACACAACAGGTAATTAAAGGGACAAAATTGGCAGAAGAAGCCAAGCGATCGCTAGAAAATATTATTCAAGTTGCCAACCGTATTGATGGCTTGGTACGTTCTATTACTAGCGATACTGTGGAACAAACGGAAACTTCCCGTGCTGTAGCCCAGGTTATGCAATCTGTGGAGTTAACAGCCCAGGAAACTTCCCAGGAAGCGCAACGGGTATCTGGTGCTTTACAACACTTGGTTGGTGTCTCCCGTGACTTGATTACCTCTGTGGAACGCTTCCGCGTAGAAACTTCAGAAACTCGGTAATTTATCCATCTCCCTCGGAGTCTATCAGTTTGCAGTTGACGGGAAGGAAAATATCAGCCACAAGTAATTACTGATCAACATCGATGTCACAGAGTATTTAGTTTATGGTCATGTGTATCATTAAGAACCAATGCAATTAAGCTCAAGACCCTGGAACAGATTTATGTATGATTGTGATTCACAATACTTGTGGATAAATAGTTTTACTTTGATTTTCAATACCCGTAAATTCATCCATTGAGACTGAAATCGCAACCAGACAAAACAGGGAAAGATTATTTTTATTACCCTGAAAATTTCTTGAAAATTTCTAGAGTAAAGGGTAATTAATTCCTGATATTGGAGATTTATTTCATTGAATCATCCAAAATCCCCCATCCCCAATCAAAATCCCAAATCGGATGACTCAAAACTATGCTCCCAGAACATCAACAGCGCATTTTAGGCTACTTTATTGAGGAAGCAAAGGAACACCTGAATACTATTGAGCAGGGGTTACTAAATCTTCAGAGTACCTTGCAAGACTCCGAAATGATTAATGAAGTCTTTCGAGCAGCTCACTCTATCAAGGGAGGAGCAGCGATGCTGGGTTTGACTAGTATTCAACACACAGCACACCGCTTGGAAGACTGTTTTAAGGTGTTAAAAGAACACCCTGTACAAGTTGATCAAAAGTTAGAGTCTTTGTTTCTGCGTGTATCTGATACCCTAAAAGCGCTGTTGGAGCATTTGCAAGGTCCCTTTGGGTTGACTGAGGAGACAGCAAATACAATCATGGCAGACGCGGAACCTGTGATTAGCTTGCTGAATGAGCATTTAGAGACTTTGTTGCCATCGGAAACAGAGAAACCTGCTCCCAAAGAAACTACTGCCAATCGAGAACAAATTCAAGCTCCGGTAATGGCGATTTTGCGTGAGATGTTGCAATTATTTAAGCAACCTGCAACTCCCGAAACTCGCAAAAGTTTAGAAGACTGTTGTCGTAATTTGTCACAAATTGGTACTCCGGGAAATTGGAGTAACTGGTGTAATCTTTGTGAGGGAACCCGGAAGGCGATCGCCCATCCCGAAAATAGCTATTTAACTTTGGCAAAAATTGTTATTACCGATATTAAACAAGCTTTAGAACTGGTTTTATCAGGGAGAGAGGCAGAAATTGCCATTAGTCAACAGTTAGAGATTTTAATTCCTCCAGAAATTGCCTTATTAGATATTCCGGATACTGATGACAATAATTTAGAGCAAGAATTTGCAGAATTATTTATTAATACTCCCCATCCGTCTGAAACTCATCATCTATCGAGTCTGGAAGCAGAAGCTCAACCAATAGAATCGGATACTGAGGAAGATTTAATTGTTTTTGAAGAGTTAACTTTTGATTCTGAGGATGAATTGGCAAATGAGAATTTGCTGGAGGTAAATCACGGGATTGCTAATTTTGCTGGGTTGTCTTTCCAATTAGATGATGATGAGGACGACGATGAGGAAGATGATGATATTTTCCTCGATCCTAATGGTCCGGAAGTCGGAAGTGCAGAATTACACACTCTTGCTCAATTATTTGAGGGGGAAACTCCTGACTTGAGTGAGAGTTGGGATATTGAGGAAGAAATTCTGGAACCTGTTGCAGTCAATGATACAGCAGCAGTTGCTATCAATCAGCAAATAGCAGAAAACGGTAATAATGATAGTGAATTAGCGGAATTTTTATCCTTGGATGGGAATGTATCTTCGGAACAGAACCCCAAACCTCAGGGAAGGGACGAGTTAACAATCGTACAGTTGTTTGGTGATTTCTTGGATGAAGAACCCCAGGAAGCACCTCAAATAGAAGAGAATATTCCAAAGTTATCCCCAGATATAATTGCCGATACTGTAGACTCCGATGAGTTAGTATTGGCGGAGTTAACAGCGATTGGTATTGAACGCAAGAGTGACGGGGATAATTTATTCCCAGAAATCGACGAGGAAGAGAATCTCGTAGCGATCGCCCCCCAAACCCCTGAAGATAACCTATTCCCAGAAATCGACGAGGAAGAGAACCTAGTAGCGATCGCCCCCCAAACTTCTGAAGATAATCTATTCCCAGAAATCGACGCGGAAGAGAATCCCGTAGCGATCGCCCCTCAAACCCCTGAAGATAATCTGTTCCCAGAAATCGACACAGAAGAGAATCTCGTAGCGATCGCCCCCCAAACTCCTGAAGATAATCTATTCCCAGAAATCGACGCGGATGAAATAATTGCTAATTACGAAGCAAGTCTTGATGAGTGGAATATTGATAGTTTATTTTCCGAGACAGAAGAAGAAAATCTCATCTCCTTTGACTCTCAAGAAGAAGATTTAATAGATTTATTCCAACCAACGGTAGCAATCGAATTTTCTCCTTCCCAAGCTGATATCAATAGTTTGTGGCAAACATCCACAACAGATGAACCTCCAGAGTTGAAAAAAGATGCCGCAACAGCGTTAGAAGAAATTTTAATTGCTTCAGCCAACATTGATGATATTACCGCCGCTAACGAAGAATTAGAAAATTTTAACGAAGAGTTATTTTCCGATGTTTTCTTAAACACAAATTCTTCCCCAGAGCAGAAGTTGAATATATTGGCTGAATCTCCAGAGAATTCTCCTCAGGAAGTTTCTATGGAGGAAATCGGGACTTTCTATCAACAACCGGAAGCAGAAGAAAACACACCGGAATTTACCCATGGTGCTGATCAGTCTGTAATTCTAGATGTGAAGTCCGTGGAGGTGATTGAAGATAATGTTGTTTCTGCAATATCTGATTCCTTGGGAGACGAAGATTTCGACACCTTCCTGCATGAGGAGCAAGTCACATATAAGCAGGAGCTACAACTAGAATTTGATGATTTAGATATCTCAGATATTCCTGGAGATGAAATAGCAGAATTATCCCTGAATTTAGATGTATCAGACATCCCAGGTGATATCGATGATTTATCAGATTCATCACTGAATTTAGACGACGATTTATTTACAGAAAGTGATAATTCCGAAGCATTAGATTTAGACTTCACACCTGTATTGAATAATACGGAGTATGTTCCCGATGTGGCTGCTGGGCTAGAGACATTTGCAGAACTGGATGACTTACTTCAAGAACCAGAGGTGTTCCCTGTAGATTCTACAGCCGTCACTCTAGATGATTTTGCTGACTTAGAAAGTTTACTAGGTGTCGATAGTGACACACCAGCTTTGCCACCTCCCCCAGAACCTATACAAGCAGCTATTTCCCCCGTAACAACAACAGAAGATGACCCCTTCAAGGAATTAGAGGGGATGTTAGGGGGAAGTATTACACCAGGTGGAAGCAGTTTACCAACAGGACGCAACCCCAACTGGCAAGCATCGCGGTTTGAGCAGTTAATGAAGGTTCCTGTTAAACACCTCGATGACTTAAGTAATCTAGTCGGGGAATTAGTAGTTAATCGCAACACCCTAGAACAAGATCAAGAGCGTTTGCGGCAATCCTTAGATAATCTGTTGTCCCAGGTGCAACAATTATCCGATGTGGGTGCGAGAATGCAGGAATTATATGAGCGATCGCTACTAGAAGCTTCTCTTTTAGCCAGTCGGCAAGCTAGTCATTTTGCTCCGGTTATCCAAGAGAGCGATCGCGGTTTCTCAGAACTGGAAATGGATCGCTTTACTCCTTTCCACACCCTCTCCCAGGAGATGATTGAATTAATTGTCCGAGTGCGGGAGTCTGCGAGTGACATTGATTTCGTCACAGAGGAAACCGAACGAGTAGCACGGCAATTCCGACAAGTTACCACCCAACTGCAAGAGGGATTAACTAGATCCCGAATGGAACCCTTTTCCCAAGCAACGGACTTGTTACCCCGTGGGGTGCGCGATAATGCCATCAAGTATGGAAAACAGGTGGAATTGACCATCCAAGGTCGAGATACCTTAATTGACAAGATGATTTTGGAGCATCTCAAGAACCCCTTAAACCACTTGTTAAATAACGCGATCGCCCACGGAATTGAAAACCCAGAGGAAAGACAAGCCAAAGGTAAACCGAATGTCGGAAAAATCACCATTTCCGCTTTCCACCAAGGGAACCAAACAGTGATTTCTGTCAGTGATGATGGTGCGGGTATTAACTCCGAAGCTGTCAAGGCAAAGGCTCTGAGTAAAGGTATTATTATTCCAGAACAGGCAAAAAACCTTTCTCACATTGATGTTTACGACCTATTGTTTACCCCAGGTTTCAGTACTAAAGACAAGGAAGACGAACTTGCCGGTCGGGGTGTAGGTTTGGACGTGGTACGCACAAAAATTAGTGAAATTCGTGGCTCCATCACCATTGATTCCAAAATTGATCAGGGAACCACTTTTACAATTCGTCTACCTTTAACTTTGAGTATCTGCAAAGCGCTCTGTTGTGTCTCAGATAAAGCGAGAGTTGCTTTCCCCATGGATGGTGTGGAAGATACCCTGGATATTCCGATGAAGAATATTCAACAAAATGCTCAAGGAGAAAAATTTATTTCTTGGCGAGATACTCTCCTACCCTTCCGACCTTTAAAAGAATTACTCACCTTTAACCGTCAACTTAGTCGCGGGAATGTCTACGGTGGCACCCGTGATGATGATATGGTGTCCGTGGTGGTGGTACGCTCGGCAACAACTTTTATCGCCTTACAAGTTGATTTAGTTCTCAGTGAGCAAGAAATCGTTATCAAACAATTTGAAGGTCCCGCACCTAAACCCATCGGTGTTGCCGGTGCAACGGTTCTAGGGGATGGACGGATTATGCCGATCGCCGATGTCTTGGAAATTATCGATATCTTCCAAGGACGTACCTCCAAGCAAAGCAGCGTCAGTCTTTGGGAACAAAAAGCTGCTAATCAAGAGGTGATTGCTGCCAAGATTGACCCAACAGTATTAATCATCGATGACTCCATCACTGTCCGAGAACTGCTTTCTCTCACCTTCAATAAAGCTGGGTATCGTGTAGAACAAGCACGAGATGGTCAGGAAGCTTGGGATAAATTACGTTCTGGTTTACCCTGTGACCTCGTATTCTGCGATATTGAAATGCCTCGCTGTGACGGTCTAGAACTACTCTCCCGTATCCAAAAAGACCCCAGTCTCAACCACTTACCGATCGCCATGTTAACTTCCCGTGGTGCCGACAAACACCGTCAAATGGCAATTAGTTTAGGAGCCAGTGGTTACTTTACTAAACCATATTTAGAAGAAGCATTACTAGAAGCTGCATCTCGTATGCTCAAGGGTGAGAAGTTGGTGCATAGTACAAGTAATAATTGATGATGGCAATCTTGAATTTACTTGAATTTACAACTATGTCTTCTCCCTTCTCTGCGGAAGTTAGCGATCGCATCTGTAAACACATGAACGAAGACCATGCAGAGGCGATCGCCCTGTATGCTAAGTCCTTCGGTGGTTTAACTGATGTGACTACAGCTCAAATGCTGAAAATAGATGCTGAAGGTATGGATTTACAAGCAGTTGTCAACAACGAAGCTATACCCGTACGTATCTCCTTTGACCATACCCTCACTGACTCTGAGGATGCCCATCAAACCCTAATTGCTATGGTAAAACAGGCAAGACAGGCAAAATAAATCATCAGATAATAATATCCCTGGCTTTTTTCAAAAGTCGGGGAGTTTATAATATGAAAAATAAAATTTCTTGCATTGCTGAATTTAGTCACAAATTATAATTGTGTGCATTTTGTAAAACCACAATTCACCTAGAAACCTTTCGGTGAAACGTCTGTATGTAATAAATAAAAATGCTAAAATTCATAGCAGTAAATTAACACTGACTTCATGAGTCCATTACTTGAAAAAATATTAAGCGAGATTGAACAATTGACTCCAGAAGAGCAATTGACTGTAATGGGGCATTTAGTAGAACGGATGAAGAAAAATATTACCAAACCCCAAACTAAAAATAAGTGGAGCGATTTAAAAGGTATGGCTCCCTATCCGCTTACTGGTGAAGATGCTCAAGAGTGGGTTTCGCGCACTCGACGAGAAGGAGATGAATATCGAGAGCATTTGTTGCGGGGAGATGAATGAATATTAGTGATGGGTTAGCGGGAGTTTCTCGC
The Calothrix sp. 336/3 DNA segment above includes these coding regions:
- a CDS encoding response regulator codes for the protein MLPEHQQRILGYFIEEAKEHLNTIEQGLLNLQSTLQDSEMINEVFRAAHSIKGGAAMLGLTSIQHTAHRLEDCFKVLKEHPVQVDQKLESLFLRVSDTLKALLEHLQGPFGLTEETANTIMADAEPVISLLNEHLETLLPSETEKPAPKETTANREQIQAPVMAILREMLQLFKQPATPETRKSLEDCCRNLSQIGTPGNWSNWCNLCEGTRKAIAHPENSYLTLAKIVITDIKQALELVLSGREAEIAISQQLEILIPPEIALLDIPDTDDNNLEQEFAELFINTPHPSETHHLSSLEAEAQPIESDTEEDLIVFEELTFDSEDELANENLLEVNHGIANFAGLSFQLDDDEDDDEEDDDIFLDPNGPEVGSAELHTLAQLFEGETPDLSESWDIEEEILEPVAVNDTAAVAINQQIAENGNNDSELAEFLSLDGNVSSEQNPKPQGRDELTIVQLFGDFLDEEPQEAPQIEENIPKLSPDIIADTVDSDELVLAELTAIGIERKSDGDNLFPEIDEEENLVAIAPQTPEDNLFPEIDEEENLVAIAPQTSEDNLFPEIDAEENPVAIAPQTPEDNLFPEIDTEENLVAIAPQTPEDNLFPEIDADEIIANYEASLDEWNIDSLFSETEEENLISFDSQEEDLIDLFQPTVAIEFSPSQADINSLWQTSTTDEPPELKKDAATALEEILIASANIDDITAANEELENFNEELFSDVFLNTNSSPEQKLNILAESPENSPQEVSMEEIGTFYQQPEAEENTPEFTHGADQSVILDVKSVEVIEDNVVSAISDSLGDEDFDTFLHEEQVTYKQELQLEFDDLDISDIPGDEIAELSLNLDVSDIPGDIDDLSDSSLNLDDDLFTESDNSEALDLDFTPVLNNTEYVPDVAAGLETFAELDDLLQEPEVFPVDSTAVTLDDFADLESLLGVDSDTPALPPPPEPIQAAISPVTTTEDDPFKELEGMLGGSITPGGSSLPTGRNPNWQASRFEQLMKVPVKHLDDLSNLVGELVVNRNTLEQDQERLRQSLDNLLSQVQQLSDVGARMQELYERSLLEASLLASRQASHFAPVIQESDRGFSELEMDRFTPFHTLSQEMIELIVRVRESASDIDFVTEETERVARQFRQVTTQLQEGLTRSRMEPFSQATDLLPRGVRDNAIKYGKQVELTIQGRDTLIDKMILEHLKNPLNHLLNNAIAHGIENPEERQAKGKPNVGKITISAFHQGNQTVISVSDDGAGINSEAVKAKALSKGIIIPEQAKNLSHIDVYDLLFTPGFSTKDKEDELAGRGVGLDVVRTKISEIRGSITIDSKIDQGTTFTIRLPLTLSICKALCCVSDKARVAFPMDGVEDTLDIPMKNIQQNAQGEKFISWRDTLLPFRPLKELLTFNRQLSRGNVYGGTRDDDMVSVVVVRSATTFIALQVDLVLSEQEIVIKQFEGPAPKPIGVAGATVLGDGRIMPIADVLEIIDIFQGRTSKQSSVSLWEQKAANQEVIAAKIDPTVLIIDDSITVRELLSLTFNKAGYRVEQARDGQEAWDKLRSGLPCDLVFCDIEMPRCDGLELLSRIQKDPSLNHLPIAMLTSRGADKHRQMAISLGASGYFTKPYLEEALLEAASRMLKGEKLVHSTSNN
- a CDS encoding chemotaxis protein CheW, whose protein sequence is MDSKPDFLGGTGQDHFRPELQVESPEGELHLRFFIPSQQEFALPATGIREVIELSPDRITPIPNASPLLLGTLNLRGRVIWVADLGQFLGEVMALNTDRAEISVIAIEEQDTIVGLAVDEIGGMDWLDVQYLMAPNSVPDTMTPFLRGEWLLDGSKNTRQSQQKGLAFPGNSPHCLRLLDQMAILRSARWAG
- a CDS encoding methyl-accepting chemotaxis protein; protein product: MAASIDDYAQTYQQALTAYAQQNYELAATLVDEVVANVPNDPNTRLLRGHVYYVLQKFDIAKSDYEEVLRLTQDSELIGLAQSSLDNISQYLQELEAIAGLEEISTDDVLDFAQTPNSEANDAADLGLGGILDDQDLALNAFTPIPETGGVVEGLPDAANPFEMPTDSIIVDKNPDSTSRIADNPFALEGMETDGESVANSWIGQSELELPSFLDVDIPSSELGKPDLFSSSLTQEQSSDSSAPSLHDFLFAPVDSLEENLSSSVEKNSYQAPSMERENPGKVGSKVKQSDDETLLMGTPPNPSKSSRESSPTNSQEKLFSTESATSKSHVDKFPGAAKSAKPEENPVHHFDDDNDSFDMEAFESAFGSEVFSTSDDSILNGKSSQTSTSKSVSSNIEFLDDFDDFDDLGNIPGFDISTDTNFGNSQPLSSASIASKKSSSTSVPKSSSNFPDYASTSGVESDRDDELFSITGSQEAVPVFTQVDASNVEPQVSVEQGIFAPLENAPLETKQWLIAGSVGVFSAFVVALVSFAATNFSPPQQRESVRNTGWAMALGAGIAGFATAGFMGNLTMRQIRRTTKDLKTQFEAVRQGNLNAQATVYSEDEFGQLAAGFNEMARVILTTTSEANRKANEQEEAKENLQRQVIRLLDDVEGAARGDLTVQAEVTADVLGAVADAFNLTIQNLRDIVQQVKVAAREVTKGATNSETFARALSSDALRQAEELAVTLQSVQVMTDSIQRVAEAARQAEAVARDASEIALKGGDAVENTVAGILEIRETVAETTRKVKRLAESSQEISKIVALISQIASRTNLLALNASIEAARAGEAGRGFAIVADEVRQLADKSAKSLKEIEQIVMQIQSETGSVMTAMEEGTQQVIKGTKLAEEAKRSLENIIQVANRIDGLVRSITSDTVEQTETSRAVAQVMQSVELTAQETSQEAQRVSGALQHLVGVSRDLITSVERFRVETSETR
- a CDS encoding response regulator transcription factor, which encodes MSIVLIVEDSIAQREMITDLLKASGLTVTHASDGVEALQAIETAPPDLVVLDIVMPRMNGYEVCRRLKSDPKTQNVPVVMCSSKGEEFDRYWGMKQGADAYIAKPFQPTELVGTVKQLLRG
- a CDS encoding DUF2470 domain-containing protein; the protein is MSSPFSAEVSDRICKHMNEDHAEAIALYAKSFGGLTDVTTAQMLKIDAEGMDLQAVVNNEAIPVRISFDHTLTDSEDAHQTLIAMVKQARQAK